cctcttctcctccctaCACCTCACAGGATTTCCTCCGAACCCTCATAGCGGCAATCCTCTACCTGATCACCTCCATTGTTGTCCTTGTTGAGAGAGGAAACCACTCCAAAATCGTCGCAGGGGTAAAGGCCGTGGGAGCAGCTCTGAAGCAGAAAGGGAAGGGTTTGAGGAGCCAGGGACCATTTCTGCCTTTGCTGGCAGAAATCGTGTGACCCACAGCAAGTCACACTTGTCCTCAGGGCATGGAGGAAAGTCTGGCCCAGGACTTGGTTTTGCCTCCCAAGGTCTTCATTTGCTGTGAAGGGCAGTCCCTTGTCAGACACAAGGACCTTGGTGAGAGGTACAAACAGGCAGCCCCTTTGTCAACACACTACCATCTGCAAGAACTTTGTCCCAAATGTAGTAGGaataggggccaggcgcagtggctcatgcctgtattcccagcactttgggaggctgaggatgaggcaggcagatcacttgaggtcaggagttcaagaccagcctggccaacatggcgaaaccccatctctactaaaaatacaaaaattagccgggtgtggtggtgggcgtctgtagtcccagctactcaggaggctgaggcaggagaatcacttgaacccagaagacaaaggttgcagtgagccaagatcatgccactgcactccagcctcagtgacagatgggtgacagagtgatactgtgtctcaaaaaaaaaaaaagtatgaattgAATTGTGCCCCCTACGAGTAGGGCCACAGTGTGGCCTTCCTGTGTTGAGAGGTataggaggagggagagtgggGTAGGATGCACTCTCTTGGCCTTTCCCTGGGGTTCTTTGGCTTACCAACCCAGGGCTTGAGTCCCATCCTGCACGAGGCAGGTGCTGGAGGTGGTGGATACAAGAAGATAAGAGACTGAGTAACCTGACCGCCTAATCTAAACCCCCTCACTCCTATCCTGCCCCCCAGGTACTGGGCCTAATCGCTACGTGCCTCTTTGGCTATGATGCCTATGTCACCTTCCCCCTTCGGCAGCCAAGACATACAGCAGCCCCCACtggtaagtgtgtgtgtgtgtgttggttggGGGTAAGGGGGTTGCTGAGAGGgcagaggagaaaaggaaagggatcTCTTAAAGGCATGAATGCCAACTCTGGTCTCGTATTGGTACTTGCGGCTTTTGTACCAATAGGTACCATAAGCTTCGGTATTCTTGTGTGTAAAATGTTCATGGACTTTggatcttgttttaaaaaatgggcatgTAGATTCAGCTaatgctttctctcttttcctcaccTGCAGACCCCGCAGATGGCCCGGTGTAGGCGAACTCCCCTCATTTCTCTCTGCAATCTGCAAATAACTCCTCCATTGAAATAactcctccccaccccaacaACAACattcccagccccaccccctcATTGAGGTAAAAGTGCCTTTATTGGGAGACTTTTGTCTTCCAGCCTGCCAATCAACCCTCCTGGGTGTGGCCACCATATGCCTGTGCCTAGGTCCTCCTTCTGCACGATCCAATAGGAGACACCAGTTCTGACTGAACCATGCCCCCACCTAAGTCACAAAATGAGGGAAGTGGGGAGTTAGATTTCAGAGTCCAGGCCCTAGGTTGGGACCCACTCCAAATAATCTCCTCGGTGTGGGTGGTGGTTCTATAGAGggataaatgaataataaacattGTTAAAATATACGATAATGAATAAAGTAATCCTTTCATCAAATGTGGGTAAATTTCAAGCATCAGGAgggggaaatggagtggaaacagCTGGGGCAAGGAGGCAAAGAAGCCAGGCCTGTTTGACAACAAATGTTAAATTACTTCAATAATACAAACGagaggcccggtgcggtggctcatgcctgtaatcccagtcctttgggaggctgcgggaggattgcttgagcccaggagttctagaccagcctgggcaacatggcaaaaccccatctctaccaaaaaattaaaaaattagctgggaatgctGACACgagcctggagtcccagctacttgggaggctgaggtgggaggatagcttgagcccaaaacttttgaggctgcagtgagccctgatcacaccactgcactccagcctgggcaatagagcagaccatgtctctaaaacagaaacaaaaatagaaacaaacagataaaggagggaggaagaggatttATGACTTAGGTTGTGGGGGCGGGGCGTGGGGGTGAGGGGCATGGGCCTCATCATCTACTCTGACTGGAGAATGGAGCCCCCTCCAGGACGGCCTGCCTTCAAGCCACGATGCAGTTCTTGTCTCGGGCCTGACGAGGCATCCCTGGGCGAGAGTCCCTGGGGAGCGATAAAGATGGGGAATTGAAGGTCTCCGTTGCAGTGTCCTGAGCAGGCATGGGCCTGCACAAATGCGGGGGCAGAGGGATGCGCTCTCCTAGGAAGAAGCCATCATCCTCTGAGGATTCAGAACTGGAACTGGAGGGCGAGCTGGAGCAAGATTCCGAGTCTGACCCTGATCCCGCGTCACATTGATAGTGGCGACGTCTGCTTAGGtggcagtgatgatggtgatggtgattatgACGGTGGCGGCGACGGCTGGGGGCCCTGGGTGGGGGACTGCGTGGCCTGCAGCGCTGGGCCGGGGGTGCACTCAGGGTCCGGCGCGGACCTCCTTCAGACACCAGAGGGTCGCGGAAGCTGACGCGTGGGGTGCTCTGGCGACTGAAGGCACTATCATCTGGGCGCAGGTTAGGCTGGCGGGGGGACTCTGGGGGCGGCTCGGGGGCACTGCGGAGCCCCAGTTCCGGCATGGAGTGGCGGTGGGGAGCCCCTCTCAGAAAGCGGGAGGGCTCCTCGGGGCCTGCAGCTGTTAAGGGGGAGACAGAGTGACTCCTTGTATTTGCCCTCCCACTGGCCCCCTCCTAAGAGGAGGCCAGCGGAAGGGCCTTCTTTCCTCCACTAAGACTGGGAAAGTGGGGGCAGGGGTCGGAGAATGGCAGGGAGGTGGGAAGTCTGGGAAGTGTGAGGCCTGGAGCAGGCTCTGGGTGTTGAGAGGGTTGGAAGGAAGAACACGGAGCAAGATGGGACTGGTGTGGAGGGCGTGGCCAGGGCACGGGGCGTGGCCAGGGCACCGGGGGTGGCTTCGGATGGAAGCGGTGTGGCATAGGCTGGAGTAGATTTGGTTTGCGATAAAAGGGGTGGGGCCTGACTGCAGAGGATGAAGGATGACCGgctggagaagaggaagaggaacttGGGGTCAAGCAGAGACAAGTTGAGGTAGGGGACCAGCCCTGTATTGACAGGGTGGAACCAGGGTTCACGAGGCGGGTGTAGTTTGGGATGGAAACCAGGCCTGGACTGGTGTGGGGAAGGAGGATGAGCTGAGAAATGGGCGGGGCCCAGGGATGCAGCAGGTGAAGGGACTGGGCGAGTCAATAAGGAAGGgccagggctgaggcaggggcaaGGACGTAGGGGTGACTGGGCTGTGGCTGGGTGTGGCTAGAGGGTTAGCTCACCTGGCGCTAACTCTGTGCTGGTGCCTTTGGTGGTGGTCTCTGATGCCTCCTCCACAGCAGAGAAAGAGgctgtggagactgcaagtggggCTGTGACAGTGCCGGCACTCCAGCTGCGGCGGCCCCGCCCTGGAGCTGTGGGCTCGGACCCAAGGCTGCAGGCTCGAGAGCAGAAGATTAGGCCTCGGCGTGGCAGGAATGGGCGGCCCAGCAGGGCCCGCCCACAGCGACTACAGCAGAAGCAACGGTCTGAGGCATGCCAGTGCTGGCCCTCGTAAGCCATCTGGCCTTGGTCCAGGCCTGTGGGGAACGACGAGGGGGAAAAACTGAGGCAGAACCCCCAGGCGTAACCCCACCCCTCGTGAACGAGTCCCTTCTCAAGAAGAGGTGGGGAATCCGAGGCAGGGCACCCCTGggtgccttcctccctcctccagaATGGGGCCCTTTTGGAGAAGGTAGGAAACAGGTTTTGGTTCTCTCCTGGAGACTGGCTGGTGAACCTCTCTCTcactcctccctttctttcccagGGTGCTCTCTCCCAGAGCGGGGTGGGCATTGGACTCTAAGATTCGGGCCAGGCTTAGACATTAAGGGGTGGCTCCAGCTGGAAGGAGAATGGAAGGCTGGGCCTGAAGAGGAGGCCTGGCTGGTAGGGGCAGGGCTTAACAGGTGGGGAGTGGCCCTGTTGAGAAAGGAGTGGTTCTCAGAGGGTAGGGTGTAGCTAGAAGCTAGGCCTGACTTAGGCTGATACAGGAGAGTGGAGGAGAACGGGGCACAGCTTAGGGTGGTGGAGGCTAGGAGTAGGGCGAGCCCTGGGGCTGGAATTAGAGCACCCTCTGGAGGTGGGTGTAGACATGTGGTGGTGGCCTAGCATTGTGTAGGTGGGGTTTAGAAAGCATGGCATAGTGGGGACATTGGGAGTGGGACTTGCAACCAAGCGTACAGGTCTATGGTGTTGGGGCTGGACAAAGTACAGGGCGCAATGGAGGATGGGGCCTGGAGGACAGGAGGAGTCCTGGTGGGGTAGGACTGTGGCCCAGCTGTCCATCCATCCCTCTGTCCAGTCCCACAGCATTCACCCACCGATGTGCTCCCCACAGCCATCACAGTACTCCGCATGGCGGGCCTCATAGCAGGCGCAGCAGTGGGGGCGGCTCTGACGCATGACATAGCGCTGCCCTCCTAGCGAAGCTTCACACTCAAAGCAGCAGAAGTGATCCATGTGCCAGTGGCGGCCCTCAGCCTCCGTGCACTCAGGGGAGAAGATGATCTGGAGGGTGCAGGCCATCTGTGGCTGTCAGATGAGCCTGCTCCTGGCCCTGCCCAccctccactcccacccctgGGCAGGGAGGCCCAAACCTCGTCACAGGCTTGGCAGCGTGGACGCAGGCATTCGGCATGGTGACGCCCGCAGTAGACCTTGCCAGCATGGTAGAAGTAGATGAGGTCAACCAG
This genomic stretch from Pongo pygmaeus isolate AG05252 chromosome X, NHGRI_mPonPyg2-v2.0_pri, whole genome shotgun sequence harbors:
- the PRICKLE3 gene encoding prickle planar cell polarity protein 3 isoform X2 is translated as MFARGSRRRRSARAPPEAEHPDRGQPCNSCREQCPGFLLHGWRKICQHCKCPREEHAVHAVPVDLERIMCRLISDFQRHSISDDDSGCASEEYAWVPPGLKPEQAHYCTALEEEEKKELRAFSQQRKRENLGRGIVRIFPVTITGAICEECGKQIGGGDIAVFASRAGLGACWHPQCFVCTTCQELLVDLIYFYHAGKVYCGRHHAECLRPRCQACDEIIFSPECTEAEGRHWHMDHFCCFECEASLGGQRYVMRQSRPHCCACYEARHAEYCDGCGEHIGLDQGQMAYEGQHWHASDRCFCCSRCGRALLGRPFLPRRGLIFCSRACSLGSEPTAPGRGRRSWSAGTVTAPLAVSTASFSAVEEASETTTKGTSTELAPAAGPEEPSRFLRGAPHRHSMPELGLRSAPEPPPESPRQPNLRPDDSAFSRQSTPRVSFRDPLVSEGGPRRTLSAPPAQRCRPRSPPPRAPSRRRHRHNHHHHHHCHLSRRRHYQCDAGSGSDSESCSSSPSSSSSESSEDDGFFLGERIPLPPHLCRPMPAQDTATETFNSPSLSLPRDSRPGMPRQARDKNCIVA
- the PRICKLE3 gene encoding prickle planar cell polarity protein 3 isoform X1 is translated as MFARGSRRRRSARAPPEAEHPDRGQPCNSCREQCPGFLLHGWRKICQHCKCPREEHAVHAVPVDLERIMCRLISDFQRHSISDDDSGCASEEYAWVPPGLKPEQVYQFFSCLPEDKVPYVNSPGEKYRIKQLLHQLPPHDSEAHYCTALEEEEKKELRAFSQQRKRENLGRGIVRIFPVTITGAICEECGKQIGGGDIAVFASRAGLGACWHPQCFVCTTCQELLVDLIYFYHAGKVYCGRHHAECLRPRCQACDEIIFSPECTEAEGRHWHMDHFCCFECEASLGGQRYVMRQSRPHCCACYEARHAEYCDGCGEHIGLDQGQMAYEGQHWHASDRCFCCSRCGRALLGRPFLPRRGLIFCSRACSLGSEPTAPGRGRRSWSAGTVTAPLAVSTASFSAVEEASETTTKGTSTELAPAAGPEEPSRFLRGAPHRHSMPELGLRSAPEPPPESPRQPNLRPDDSAFSRQSTPRVSFRDPLVSEGGPRRTLSAPPAQRCRPRSPPPRAPSRRRHRHNHHHHHHCHLSRRRHYQCDAGSGSDSESCSSSPSSSSSESSEDDGFFLGERIPLPPHLCRPMPAQDTATETFNSPSLSLPRDSRPGMPRQARDKNCIVA
- the PRICKLE3 gene encoding prickle planar cell polarity protein 3 isoform X3, with protein sequence MCRLISDFQRHSISDDDSGCASEEYAWVPPGLKPEQVYQFFSCLPEDKVPYVNSPGEKYRIKQLLHQLPPHDSEAHYCTALEEEEKKELRAFSQQRKRENLGRGIVRIFPVTITGAICEECGKQIGGGDIAVFASRAGLGACWHPQCFVCTTCQELLVDLIYFYHAGKVYCGRHHAECLRPRCQACDEIIFSPECTEAEGRHWHMDHFCCFECEASLGGQRYVMRQSRPHCCACYEARHAEYCDGCGEHIGLDQGQMAYEGQHWHASDRCFCCSRCGRALLGRPFLPRRGLIFCSRACSLGSEPTAPGRGRRSWSAGTVTAPLAVSTASFSAVEEASETTTKGTSTELAPAAGPEEPSRFLRGAPHRHSMPELGLRSAPEPPPESPRQPNLRPDDSAFSRQSTPRVSFRDPLVSEGGPRRTLSAPPAQRCRPRSPPPRAPSRRRHRHNHHHHHHCHLSRRRHYQCDAGSGSDSESCSSSPSSSSSESSEDDGFFLGERIPLPPHLCRPMPAQDTATETFNSPSLSLPRDSRPGMPRQARDKNCIVA